One Arachis hypogaea cultivar Tifrunner chromosome 18, arahy.Tifrunner.gnm2.J5K5, whole genome shotgun sequence genomic window, AATTGCATAATAATCCAACCAAACAAAAATGTTTTTAGTGAAAAACGAGTATATAGCAATACACTGCCAAGTGCCATCGCAGATGTCTTTCTTTTTTCGTGATTGTCATACATAAACTTATGGCTCCTTCGGGTACCCTTAAACTTCTATTCCCAATCCAACTCAATTCTAAGTTGAAAAGTAAAAACTTGCAGGAGCACCTAAAAGTTCTCGATCTTTCATTtcctaattttcaaaaccaaagaaaaggaATATATTGTTATCTCACCTGTGAGTCCCCCTCAATGCCACTCCTATATAACAAAGCATCCCATTTCTCTGCTGAGTCACGAGCAGGGCGTTTTACAAGCAGAACAGGCTTGCCATCCAGCACAACCATTGACTGAAGCAGACCAGTCTCGCTTTCTGCAGCATCGGTAGAAAGATAAATGACAGGTGCATCGGCCGTTTCAACCACCCTCAAGATGCAATCTGCAGCTTGAGGAATTGGGTAAAAGCAACTTGGTTTCTTAAGATTACTGTAAACATGCGAAGTAATCAATCATTAGTAGTaactttttttaaggaaaaaaaattcaGCAATCGAAAAAAGCATGCAGATGCAGGCAGAGTTTACCACTATCATACTCAAACTTCATATAGACCAATATCATAAAACTCCAACGATGAGAACAATAATGACTCAAGCTTTATTCCACTGATATCATAATGGCTCACCAGAATTTTAAGAAGCCATGTCTTCGAAAATGCAAGGCGATGAACTTCTTTCCCAGGAAGGTCTGAACAAATCGCTGAGCAGTGAGCACAATGAGGCGGCTAGGTTCAATCAGAGTCTTGCACTTGTGAGCAATAGGGCCACCTGGTTGCATTACCCACTGATTCTCCAAATCAGCAAAGAAAACATCCCCAATAGCCATAACATCATCATCATGACCGAACTTATCCAGAACATCCTTAATCGTCTTTGGTGTTGGCTTCCGAGTATCTTCCTGCCAAACAGGCTCAGGCTTGCTCATTGACAAACCCAAAGACCCCAACTTCTTCAAATGATCATCGTCAAGATAACAAGGCTGTGGCAGAGAGAAATAACACAGGAAACTATTAATGTGCAAATGATCCTTCTTAGCATTTGCAAATTCCTCAAAGGAAATCACAACTTTTTTTCCCAAACACTTGTTAATCTGATCAATGTCAATTACCCTGTCATACTGATAATCAATTTTGGAACTTGGAATCACCAGAGTCCTACTAAGAATTGCAGCAAAGAACATATGTTTTTCCAAACAAATCAAATGGTTTGACATTTGGCCAGAAACGCATACAGCAAGCAAGAATTTACCATCTTTAGGGTTCCAATCAATGGTTTTTCTCTGTGAGAAGTTCTGATCCACTGTTCTACACCTATTGTAACTAACTCCACCGAACAAATTAGGATTTCTAAAATCGAAATCAGGCTCATTTGTGTTACCTGTTCGATGCGGATTCAGCAGAACCTGCTGAATCTCTCGGTTAAGAGAGATCTGTTTGAACAGCGCCGATTTCAGATCCTCCAATTGATTTGGATCGGAATATGACGCATTGTGCTGAAAAGTTCGATTCCAAGCGGTTAAGAGCCCTAGTTGCTGCTCCCGCAAGAGGTTAATGGCGCGCAATTCAGATTCCTTCATTTGACCGGAGAGATAATCGGAGGAGAAGCTGGCGATAGGGCCATGGCGAATTTCGGTGATAGAGAAGAAGAGAACGACGGCGATGACGACGAGGATCAAGAAAATGTACCTCTTCCGGAGCTGGAATCGCCGAGAGCTCGAGCTGATATCTTCGACGTGGAAAGCGGCGGCGCCGGCGGTGGTGGAGGTGGAGGGAAGAGTGGGAGGCTTTCTAACGTTTTGGTCGATGAGGTTGTGGCGGTCGTCTTCGTCGTCGGAAGACGAATCCATGTGGTTTAGTTTGTTAGCCACAGCGGCAGTGTGATGAAGAAGCGAGTGAAGGAGTCAGTGAGTGAGTAGCAGTAGCAGAAATGGTAGAGCCAAAGAGGTTGCAGTTGCAGAAGATCCAGCCATGTGAGTGAGCCAGAGAGCGAGTGAGTGAATCGTTGGTGAGTCACTGAGTCGATTTGTCGGTGAAAGTGACTCGGTTTAGTGAGTAAGTGGCGGTTAGCGAGAAGAGGAGGGACACGGATTAGGTGCGCAACCTATGTTTTGTCACCGAAGCGCCCAAAACAATTTTGACGCACCACTGCACCAGTGCGCTCAAAAAGAATTGTATATTTGTATGTAATATACTTTATTTTTTGGGTATTCGGTTATTTATAACAATATCTATAATCTATAATATCTATATCTATAattctataataatatataatgccaaaacatggaggtttggtgtccaattttctatttcctattttaaccctactaacataattaaaaaatattatacagtTACTTATTTCACTAACAGTTACCACTtaacttctattcaattctttacTCCCacaatctctctttttttattttttttttattttattctgattCTCCTTTATCTTATAAACTCTTCTCTGTACCGCACAATTATTTAAAGAAGTTTTTTTTGACATCTTAAACTAGATAAAGATGATGTCAAAAGATTTATTTTCGTGGCCAtatatgaaatgaaaaaaaaaattagaagccAACAAGTGTTTAACCAGTGGTGATAAATAGTTTTTTTTGTATAGATCTTATTATATTCGGAGGTATTCATTtaaattatgttttgtttaattttatattgGTCTTTGTTTGTATAGTGTTGTTTTAAGTATATCTGTGAGTACTGTACTCTGATGGTTTGTTCAGTAGTTTAGCctcattctaattattttattagaattttttttataatcataaaaaatatatcttttttattttttttataatttcatctaTTTTACTGGTTCTTTTTTTACCTCCTAATACACGTTGTTATATTTTTCTTGTTGCCATTATTTTTTTACCTTCAACGCTATCGATTTCATCACATTCATCGTtacaaattttatttagttttattgcaGTTACTACGTTCACGTATAACTTCTACCTAtatttttttcctctttaatttacttatctaattaatattttcatggttcttttactttttttaatttgttccCAATATTTTACGTACAAAAGATAAtgttctatctttttcttttaccaaggaagaactaatttttttcatattatatgtatttttttttaaatatgtctgTACTTATCAATGACGAATTGAAAAGtctaatattttgttaaattcattttttttctttttaaatttacttCATatgtgataatattatttttttatttttaaattattagttatacagagtattatatttaaaatttgagtacatgaatatatttatttttaaattaaactaaaataaatgaattatattacaaaaatataatttattttgacttctaTAATATCATTTGTTTGGTATATGGCACTGGTTATTTGATTAACATATAAAAGATATAACATATaaatagtgataattaattacggtgggtgaagagaaggtggaaagagaaaaaaaaaacgagaaagAACAAAGTAATATAATAACAGTCATTAGACAATGATAGGTATGTGtatagagaataataataataagagaaagaaTAATGTTTGATATAGTAaggggatataataaaaattataaattaataatttagaaaaataatgaaattaaaaaaattttaaaaattaaatataaaattaaatgctTTATGTCTTACTTTTTTTAGCGAAacttcaacaactcataaaaATTAACGGAATAGATGGTTATAAATCAAAGTGATAGACAAGATTAAAATTTGTGATAATAATACTTGATGATAATTAATTACGGACGGTCGGGTGAAAAGAagatggaaggaaaaagaaaaaacgaGAAAGGAGAAcaagataatatataataataataataacggcGATGAGACAATGACATACAGGTATGTGTATAGAAAATAATAACaagagaaagaatagtgtttgatatagtaagagatataataaaaatataaattaataattttaaaaaataataaaactaaagataattaaaaaaattaaatataaaattataaaataaaatatttttaaccattgaaattatgcatgaagatagagagtgttttgaatataaatttttatctcgtCTTCAAATTAAAtacgaattaaaaataaataattaaacttaataacgtttataaatagttaatttgtaaataatatttttaaa contains:
- the LOC112771203 gene encoding O-fucosyltransferase 36, whose amino-acid sequence is MDSSSDDEDDRHNLIDQNVRKPPTLPSTSTTAGAAAFHVEDISSSSRRFQLRKRYIFLILVVIAVVLFFSITEIRHGPIASFSSDYLSGQMKESELRAINLLREQQLGLLTAWNRTFQHNASYSDPNQLEDLKSALFKQISLNREIQQVLLNPHRTGNTNEPDFDFRNPNLFGGVSYNRCRTVDQNFSQRKTIDWNPKDGKFLLAVCVSGQMSNHLICLEKHMFFAAILSRTLVIPSSKIDYQYDRVIDIDQINKCLGKKVVISFEEFANAKKDHLHINSFLCYFSLPQPCYLDDDHLKKLGSLGLSMSKPEPVWQEDTRKPTPKTIKDVLDKFGHDDDVMAIGDVFFADLENQWVMQPGGPIAHKCKTLIEPSRLIVLTAQRFVQTFLGKKFIALHFRRHGFLKFCNLKKPSCFYPIPQAADCILRVVETADAPVIYLSTDAAESETGLLQSMVVLDGKPVLLVKRPARDSAEKWDALLYRSGIEGDSQVEAMLDKTICAMSTVFIGAPGSTFTEDILRLRKDWGSASLCDEYLCQGEEPNFIAENE